A window from Rhinolophus sinicus isolate RSC01 linkage group LG01, ASM3656204v1, whole genome shotgun sequence encodes these proteins:
- the SMCO1 gene encoding single-pass membrane and coiled-coil domain-containing protein 1: MNNETTTLVSLKEAMKRVDHKLKALEAQFKELDFTKDNLTQKFEHHSKTLASQAAQDELWTAVLVLKFTSMELNILYSYVVEVLICLHTHVLEKLPDLVRGLPTLSSVLRRKVKNKRIRDVWESVLEECGLQEGDITALCTFFIAHGSKAEHYSANVRQMYIRDVPFMITNMVKNQALRDGLLRAIQVIEKGKAVRAPEEQKSSLKELMPSVKN, from the exons AGTAGACCACAAACTCAAAGCTTTAGAAGCACAGTTTAAAGAACTGGACTTCACCAAGGATAATCTGACACAGAAATTTGAACATCATAGCAAGACGTTGGCAAGCCAAGCAGCCCAAGATGAGCTGTGGACAGCAGTTCTGGTGCTCAA attcaCTTCAAtggaattgaatattttatacagCTATGTCGTTGAAGTACTCATCTGCTTGCACACTCATGTGCTTGAGAAGCTTCCAGACCTGGTGAGAGGTCTTCCCACCTTATCCTCTGTCCTTAGACGAAAAGTCAAGAATAAGCGCATTAGAGATGTGTGGGAGTCGGTCCTAGAGGAGTGTGGGCTGCAAGAAGGTGACATCACAGCACTTTGTACCTTCTTTATCGCACATGGTAGCAAGGCAGAACACTACAGTGCTAACGTGAGGCAGATGTACATCAGGGATGTCCCTTTCATGATCACCAACATGGTGAAGAACCAGGCTCTGCGGGATGGTTTGCTGAGGGCTATTCAGGTCATTGAGAAGGGGAAAGCAGTGAGAGCCCCTGAAGAGCAAAAGTCATCCCTAAAAGAGTTGATGCCATCAGTCAAAAACTAA